The DNA window CGGACCCGTGCGACGACCTCGGACGCAGCGGTCTCGCTCGTCTCCCCGGCGCCCTGCCGGGGAAGGTCGCCGGCGGTCTTGTCACCGGACACGTAGGCACTGGCCGCGTCGACCGCCTGCTGGACCGCCTCGGAGACCAGGGCGCCGTTCGCCAGGGCGATCGCCGCCGTGGCCGCGAAACTGTCACCGGCCCCGCACGTGTCACCGGCGCTCACCCGCGGCGCCGGCACCACCAGCGGCGTCGGCCCGGAATGGCAGAGCACCGCGCCGCGTGCGCCGCACGTCACCACCACGGCGCCGGCACGCCAGCGCTGCCGGAGCTGGTGACCGGAGCGGCGCGCGGCCGACAGCTTCGAGCCGTTGCCGGCGTCACCGGAGAGCCGCAGCGCCTCCGACTCGTTCGGCGTCACCAGGCGCACGTTCGCGACCGGGGGCGGGCCGTTCGGGTGCGGGTCCCAGACCACCGGCGCCTTCGCCTCCTCCAGCGCCGCCCGCAGCGCCGGGTGCCGGGCGACACCCCGGCCGTAGTCGCTGACCAGGATCGCGGCGGCGTCCCGGAGCACGTCCAGGACCGCGATCGGGGCGTCGCCGGGCGGGACGGGCGGGCCGCCCCGGTCCAGGCGCAGCAGCACCTGGCCGGCGGCGCGCAGCCGTACCTTCTCCGGCGTGGCGCCGGGCAGCGGGAGCGGGTACACCTCGACGCCCGCCTCGGTGAGCAGCCGCGTGAGCCGGGCGCCGGGCTCGTCAGCGGCGATGGCGGTCACGAGGCTCACCTCGTACCCCTGACGTCGCGCCAGCAGGGCCGCAAGGCCGGCGCCGCCCGGTCGTTCCTGGACGCTCTCCTCGTCGAGGACGGGCGCCGGGGCGTCCGGGGCGATGCGGCGCACGCTGCCGTCGACATCGCGGTCGAGCAGCGTGTCGCCGACGATCACGAGCCTCATACCGTGACCATCTCCCTCTGTCCCGGCTGGCCCTGTCCCGGCTCTTTTCCCGGCTGTGCCGTGTAGGGGATCAGGTGCTGGTCGATGTACTCGCACATCACGTGCACGGCGACCAGATGCAGCTCCTGCACCACCTGGCTGTCCTCGGACGGGCAGCGCAACACCTCGTCGCAGGCGTCGGCGAGCGGGTTCGGCGCCTGGCCGACCATCGCCCAGGTGTGCACGCCGATCTCCTTCGCGGCGCGGGCCGCGGTGACCAGATTCGGGCTGCGGCCGCTCGTGGAGAGCAGCAGCAGCACGTCGTCGCGGCGGCCGTGCGCCCGCACCTGGCGGGCGAAGACCTCCTCGAAGCCGTAGTCGTTGCTGATCGCGGTGACCGCCGACGAGTCCGGGGTGAGCGCGATCGCGGAGAGCGGCATCCGCTCGCCGCGTAACCGGCCGACCAGCTCGGCGGCGAGATGCTGGGCCTCCGCCGCGCTCCCGCCGTTGCCGGCGACCAGCAGGCGGCCGCCCCGGCCCAGGTGGTGGGCGAGGCGGGCGCCCCACTCCTCGAGGCGGCCGGCCTGCTTGCGGAACGGCGCGATCGCCGCCTCCAGGCCGGCCAGATGATCTTCCAGGGGGTTCACGCGGCTACCTCCAGGTCGGCAACAGTCGAGTAGACAGCGGTCAGGCGTTCGGCGATGCGGGGCCAGGAGTACGACGCGGCGGCACGGTCCTCGGCGGCGGCCGCGTACGCGAACCGGCGCACCTCCTCGTTGACCAGCCGGCGGAGCGCGGCGGCGAGCGAGCGCGGGTCACGGGGCGGCACCAGGTCA is part of the Actinoplanes missouriensis 431 genome and encodes:
- a CDS encoding D-sedoheptulose-7-phosphate isomerase, yielding MNPLEDHLAGLEAAIAPFRKQAGRLEEWGARLAHHLGRGGRLLVAGNGGSAAEAQHLAAELVGRLRGERMPLSAIALTPDSSAVTAISNDYGFEEVFARQVRAHGRRDDVLLLLSTSGRSPNLVTAARAAKEIGVHTWAMVGQAPNPLADACDEVLRCPSEDSQVVQELHLVAVHVMCEYIDQHLIPYTAQPGKEPGQGQPGQREMVTV
- a CDS encoding PfkB family carbohydrate kinase — its product is MRLVIVGDTLLDRDVDGSVRRIAPDAPAPVLDEESVQERPGGAGLAALLARRQGYEVSLVTAIAADEPGARLTRLLTEAGVEVYPLPLPGATPEKVRLRAAGQVLLRLDRGGPPVPPGDAPIAVLDVLRDAAAILVSDYGRGVARHPALRAALEEAKAPVVWDPHPNGPPPVANVRLVTPNESEALRLSGDAGNGSKLSAARRSGHQLRQRWRAGAVVVTCGARGAVLCHSGPTPLVVPAPRVSAGDTCGAGDSFAATAAIALANGALVSEAVQQAVDAASAYVSGDKTAGDLPRQGAGETSETAASEVVARVRASGGTIVATGGCFDLLHTGHLATLRAARSLGDCLIVCLNSDDSVRRLKGPDRPLNTESDRARLLAALDCVDAVVVFDEPTPEAMLAWLRPDIWVKGGDYADGGPEMPEAELMKRWGGQTVIVPYLDGRSTTKTIQAAKTISAAKTIQAAKTMQAAQAGGQ